One Aphidius gifuensis isolate YNYX2018 linkage group LG5, ASM1490517v1, whole genome shotgun sequence genomic region harbors:
- the LOC122858508 gene encoding cAMP-dependent protein kinase catalytic subunit 1-like codes for MSSKQRVNSSSEKILLNVKRKSSYREYQTILDNLRITFDKKWKENRKIKSYKLDDFMIIRTLGTGAFGRVILVKHKLTSFYYAVKCLEKEKLIKTKQINHTLTEKKVLQTVDYPFLVSMNYLIKDNSYIYFVLPFINGGELFTHLRKMGKFKENQSIFYASQVALAIEYLHNCHLVYRDLKPENILIDNNGYLKLTDFGFCKKIDNGRTYTICGTPEYIAPEIILSKGYGKTVDWWSYGVLIYEMNAGYAPFYSSDPMKIYERITDGKYKCPTSFTFNLKDIIKNLLQIDLTRRYGNLKNGTLDIKNHQWFCNINWQQIYERKYQPDYIPNCKNDGDDSNFDHYDEEQLQIHSVDKYSKEFQDF; via the coding sequence atgtcatCAAAACAACGTGTTAATTCATCATCagaaaaaatactattaaatGTAAAACGTAAATCAAGTTATCGTGAGTATCAAAcaattcttgataatttacgtataacatttgataaaaaatggaaagaaaatagaaaaataaaaagttataaattagatgattttatgataatacgtACACTTGGAACTGGTGCATTTGGTAGAGTTATATTAGTTAAACATAAGCTAACATCATTTTACTATGCAGTAAAATgtcttgaaaaagaaaaactcataaaaacaaaacaaattaatcatacattaacagaaaaaaaagtattacaaACAGTTGATTATCCATTTTTAGtatcaatgaattatttaataaaagataattcatatatttattttgttttgccATTTATAAATGGTGGTGAATTATTTACTCATTTACGTAAAATgggaaaatttaaagaaaatcaatcaattttttatgcaTCACAAGTTGCATTGGCTATtgaatatttacataattGTCATTTAGTATATCGTGATTTAAAaccagaaaatatattaattgataataatggatatttaaaattaactgattttggtttttgtaaaaaaattgataatggaAGAACATATACAATTTGTGGTACACCAGAATATATTGCAccagaaataatattatcaaaaggTTATGGTAAAACAGTTGATTGGTGGAGTTATGGTGTATTAATATATGAAATGAATGCTGGTTATGCACCATTTTATTCATCAGATCcaatgaaaatatatgaaaGAATAACTGATGGCAAGTATAAATGTCCAACaagttttacatttaatttaaaagatattattaaaaatttattacaaattgatTTAACTCGACGTtatggtaatttaaaaaatggtacattagatattaaaaatcatcaatggttttgtaatattaattggcAACAAATTTATGAACGTAAATATCAACCAGATTATATACCAAACTGTAaaaatgatggtgatgatagtAATTTTGATCATTATGATGAAGAACAGCTACAAATTCATTcagttgataaatattcaaaagaatttcaagatttttaa
- the LOC122858281 gene encoding lysosomal Pro-X carboxypeptidase encodes MIAKMQSLPIFNTKMSKIFLNIIIILIIQCIIPTSSIRLPRSLILKSTDTKLDQENNKNINEPTYKYVIKKFQVPVDHFSFSLNDTFEIRYLINDTWQKGNNPPIFFYTGNEGKIEVFAENTGFIWDIADSFGAIVVFAEHRYYGESLPYGNESYSNVKNLGYLTSQQALADYVDLIEFLKSNNNTKNSPVIAFGGSYGGMLSAWFRMKYPHIIQGAIAASAPILQFTGVTECNAFYRIVTSDFKAVNKICSLEISKSWNAINNITSTDDGKKWLSSNWKLCKPLNSTTDIKTLKDWLSNVYINLAMVDYPYETNFLAPLPSKPIAKFCQHLMNETKTEKETLLSLKNAINIYANYTGKTDCIETNDAAPDLGATGWYYQACTEMVMPMCSDGIHDMFEIQPWNFDEYSNDCQKKYNVKPIENLACNTYGCKDLSTASNIVFSNGLLDPWSSGGVLRNLSSSSSAIIIPEGAHHLDLRGQNKADPYSVIQARNYHKYSINKWIKQYRL; translated from the exons ATGATCGCTAAAATGCAGTCTCTCCCAATTTTCAATACGAAAatgtctaaaatatttttaaatattattataattcttATTATACAGTGTATCATTCCAACATCTTCAATACGATTACCTAGATCATTGATACTCAAATCAACTGATACAAAACTcgatcaagaaaataataaaaatatcaacgaGCCAACTTACAAATATGTCATCAAGAAATTTCAAGTTCCA gttgatcattttagtttttcattgaatgatACTTTTGAAATacgttatttaataaatgacacATGGCAAAAAGGTAACAATCcaccaatttttttctacactgGTAATGAAGGAAAAATTGAAGTTTTTGCTGAAAATAct ggATTTATTTGGGACATTGCTGATTCATTTGGAGCAATTGTTGTATTTGCTGAGCATCGTTACTATGGTGAATCATTGCCTTATGGTAATGAATCATattcaaatgttaaaaatcTTGGTTATTTAACTTCCCAACAAGCCTTGGCTGATTATGTTGatctaattgaatttttaaaatcaaataataacacaaaaaatagtCCAGTTATTGCATTTGGTGGATCATACGGTGGAATGTTAAGTGCATGGTTTAGAATGAAATATCCACATATAATTCAagg agcAATTGCTGCATCAGCACCAATACTACAATTTACTGGTGTCACTGAGTGTAATGCATTTTATCGTATTGTTACATCAGATTTTAAagctgtaaataaaatttgttcattGGAAATTAGCAAATCATGGaatgcaataaataatataacatcaactgatgatggaaaaaaatggttgTCATCAAATTGGAAACTTTGTAAGCCATTAAATAGCACAACTGACATTAAAACACTCAAAGATTGGCTGAgcaatgtttatataaatttagcaATGGTTGATTATCCATATGAGACAAATTTTTTAGCACCATTACCATCAAAACCAATAGCT aaATTTTGTCAACATTTGATGAATGAAACAAAAACAGAAAAAGAAACATTACTATCACTTAAAAatgctataaatatatatgcaaatTACACTGGTAAAACTGATTGTATTGAGACAAATGATGCTGCACCAGATTTAGGAGCAACTGGTTGGTATTATCAAGCATGTACAGAAATGGTAATGCCAATGTGTAGTGATGGTATTCATGATATGTTTGAAATACAACCTTGgaattttgatgaatattcaaatgattgtcaaaaaaaatataatgttaaaccaattgaaaatttagctTGTAATACATATGGATGTAAAGATTTAAGTACAGCAAGTAATATTGTATTTAGTAATGGATTGCTAGATCCATGGTCAAGTGGTGGTGTGCTACGTAatctttcatcatcatcaagtgctATTATTATACCTGAAGGTGCACATCATCTTGATTTACGTGGACAAAATAAAGCTGATCCATATTCTGTTATTCAAGCAcgtaattatcataaatattcaattaataaatggaTCAAACAATATCGTTTATAA